A stretch of Vigna angularis cultivar LongXiaoDou No.4 chromosome 4, ASM1680809v1, whole genome shotgun sequence DNA encodes these proteins:
- the LOC128196215 gene encoding uncharacterized protein LOC128196215 — MLEKAPPTIEKYDGSIDPNDYMRAFINVMAFYNNSDPVLCRVFSLSLRGEALTWYNTLPPNIVDCFATVQTLFERQYASSRIQEFTPAELVNTKQEKDESLKAFMKRYNKIARRVRDINHTFIISNLPSYLKAGYFSKNLYAKLHKTMDELQEREAEFIRIEDIRQSRKKQQQETSGGNNKEGKRSFNGDPPQKDPMCLPRFNHYTTLNAPRAKVLEEALNVELLTL, encoded by the coding sequence ATGCTGGAGAAAGCTCCTCCCACAATTGAAAAGTATGACGGCTCAATCGACCCAAATGATTACATGAGAGCATTCATCAATGTAATGGCGTTTTACAACAACAGTGACCCAGTCTTATGCAGAGTCTTTTCACTATCGCTAAGGGGAGAAGCATTAACATGGTATAACACCCTTCCCCCAAACATAGTGGATTGCTTTGCCACTGTACAAACCCTTTTTGAGCGGCAATATGCATCTAGTCGGATACAAGAGTTCACGCCCGCGGAGTTGGTAAATACCAAACAGGAGAAAGATGAATCTCTGAAAGCCTTCATGAAAAGGTACAACAAAATCGCTCGGCGAGTCAGGGATATCAATCATACCTTCATCATCAGCAACCTACCTTCCTACTTAAAAGCGGGATATTTTTCGAAAAATTTATACGCCAAACTCCATAAAACCATGGATGAGCTCCAAGAGAGGGAAGCGGAGTTTATTCGTATTGAAGATATAAGGCAATCCCGAAAAAAGCAACAGCAAGAAACCTCTGGGGGAAATAACAAAGAAGGAAAACGATCGTTCAATGGGGATCCTCCTCAAAAGGATCCTATGTGTCTCCCCAGATTTAATCACTATACCACCCTCAATGCACCAAGGGCTAAGGTTCTCGAGGAAGCTCTCAATGTTGAACTTCTAACACTCTGA